In the Caenorhabditis elegans chromosome X genome, one interval contains:
- the srd-51 gene encoding Serpentine receptor class delta-51 (Partially confirmed by transcript evidence), translating into MSEVEKKLEMFVTVYYSLNVTLALSINILLLFIMKTTKSSLLKDMQYYLFNTALFEIIVSLSTYFAQCRPVANKSTLAVFCHGPCKYFGKNTCFVTFAVVQCSVVAASFSILLSFYYRYRLLKVNFKKKHKHATTFIIFSFFPTVMLLFQLLTDSNFAIVEAETREMHPDYDYVNNALIGFSDSKSPAAIIAQSLISLGVYMSPLIAFHYRRKINKILSTNTGQRIPVAYCKQLINGLLIQTLIPFCVYIPPYSYFLYSQLSGHSNLYFEYLLNIFGSFTAFINPLLTFYFVLPYRRALCKKVFKYFPSISEEGTEITTFPTTVQFQRGHTASTKF; encoded by the exons ATGTCAGAAGttgaaaagaaattggaaatgttTGTCACCGTCTACTATTCATTAAACGTCACATTAGCCCTTTCAATCAACATTTTATTGTTATTCATCATGAAAACAACCAAATCGTCATTGCTCAAAGATATGCAGTATTATCTGTTCAACACTGCTTTGTTTGAGATAATAGTCAGCTTATCAACCTATTTTGCGCAATGCAG ACCGGTAGCCAACAAATCAACATTAGCTGTATTTTGCCACGGACCGTGCAAATACTTTGGGAAGAATACTTGCTTTGTAACATTTGCTGTAGTACAATGTTCCGTTGTGGCCGcaagtttttcaattcttttatcattttattACCGCTACCGACTCCTCAAAgtgaatttcaagaaaaaacacaaacatGCGACTACCTTCAttatattttcgtttttccctACGGTAATGTTG ctaTTCCAACTCTTGACTGATAGCAATTTTGCAATCGTTGAGGCCGAAACCAGGGAAATGCATCCGGACTATGATTATGTGAATAATGCACTGATAGGCTTCTCAGATTCAAAAAGCCCAGCAGCTATTATTGCACAGTCGTTGATCTCGTTAGGGGTGTATATGTCACCGCTGATTGCGTTTCACTACAGAAG aaaaataaacaaaatactCTCAACAAACACTGGTCAACGAATACCGGTTGCATATTGTAAGCAATTAATAAAT ggaCTGCTCATCCAAACCCTTATACCATTCTGCGTTTATATCCCTCCATACTCTTACTTTTTGTACTCTCAACTATCAG gtCACTCAAATCTCTATTTTGAATATCTTCTCAACATATTCGGGTCATTCACGGCATTCATCAATCCTTTGCTGACATTTTATTTTGTGCTCCCATACCGAAGAGCATTGTGCAAGAAAgtgttcaaatattttccatcaATATCAGAAGAGGGCACTGAAATTACCACTTTCCCGACTACTGTGCAGTTTCAAAGAGGACATACGGCATctaccaaattttaa
- the sad-1 gene encoding Serine/threonine kinase SAD-1 (Confirmed by transcript evidence): MFEALKEVLGEINSKLAAVNNELSSKIMSENIVSTRPVAQAQYCGPYKLEKTLGKGQTGLVKTGTHCITGRKVAIKIVNKEKLSESVLQKVEREIAIMKLIEHPHVLHLYDVYENKKYLYLLLEHVSGGELFDYLVRKGRLMSKEARKFFRQIISALDFCHAHNICHRDLKPENLLLDERNNIKVADFGMASLQVEGSMLETSCGSPHYACPEVIRGEKYDGRKADVWSCGVILYALLVGALPFDDDNLRNLLEKVKRGVFHIPHFVPADVQSLLRAMIEVDPGKRYSLADVFKHPWVSGTTKADPELELPMSQVVQTHVIPGEDSIDPDVLRHMNCLGCFKDKQKLINELLSPKHNTEKMVYFLLLDRKRRRPAQEDDTEIVLRGAAQNNDPPKKRTDSSRTSRYPMGSIADGSPINPRKTYGRNQKSGRHSSLGGSPTESPRSSTRDLFGSSSSGSYSARAGEDRDRGRSASRSTNSYHYYTQPVDPQTLAEAARHVRDAQERRESRDSGRGSSRKESKDRSDKSASSSSCKNDASSTSSVPHKYSPPSVMSESVVVSSSTMNSTNSSTNSLIAGNSQTSIGSTSGPWRSKLNNIKNSFLGTPRFHRRKMSNGTAESDSEDSQMIDTTDLVKKSWFGSLASSMSVERDDTHCVPVQGKTLNSIKAELIRAFLQIHELSHSVVGQNCFRVEYKRGPTVGGSVFSRGIKMNVDIIPSPQQVVIAGETPTYVVQFVLLAGPVRRFKRLVEHLSAILQNSTQQRADRQQQAALMVRPRRLSDSSVGSACSDSESNASSINMIARHSDKTETTSATSSDPYGPSPSMRSVGSGTANSYKSPTPHRRNTTAVTASSSSASNRYGPSSSSSGSYSNNADYSYHPEYSQRSNGSSAPKNQYSPGSQRSFAFSMFNKADKV, from the exons ATGTTTGAAGCTCTCAAG GAAGTCCTCGGAGAGATAAATAGCAAACTGGCGGCCGTGAATAATGAGCTGAGCTCGAAAATCATGTCGGAAAACATTGTATCGACGCGTCCAGTGGCGCAGGCTCAATATTGCGGTCCATACAAACTTGAGAAGACGCTTGGAAAAGGTCAAACTG GGTTGGTAAAAACGGGAACTCATTGCATTACGGGCCGTAAAGTGGCAATCAAGATAGTCAACAAAGAAAAACTCAGTGAATCTGTTCTACAAAAG GTCGAAAGAGAAATTGCAATTATGAAGTTGATAGAGCATCCACATGTGCTTCATTTGTACGATGTCTAcgaaaataagaaatattt atatttgcTACTAGAACATGTTAGCGGTGGCGAGCTGTTCGACTACCTTGTGCGGAAAGGACGGCTGATGTCGAAAGAAGCGCGAAAGTTTTTTCGTCAAATCATCTCTGCGCTCGATTTTTGCCATGCTCATAACATTtg tcatCGAGATTTAAAACCGGAAAACTTATTACTAGACGAGAGGAATAACATAAAAGTAGCAGATTTTGGAATGGCTAGTCTGCAAGTGGAAGGGTCGATGTTGGAGACGAGTTGTGGATCTCCACATTATGCATGTCCAGAAGTTATTCGG GGTGAAAAGTACGACGGTCGAAAAGCAGACGTTTGGAGTTGTGGCGTTATCCTCTACGCATTATTAGTTGGTGCGCTTCCATTTGATGATGACAATCTCCGAAATCTTCTCGAAAAAGTGAAACGTGGAGTTTTTCATATCCCACATTTCGTACCTGCTGATGTGCAGAGTTTACTGCGGGCAATGATAGAAGTAGACCCGGGGAAACGATATTCCCTAGCCGACGTGTTCAAACATCCATGGGTATCCGGAACAACAAAGGCAGATCCTGAATTGGAGCTTCCAATGTCACAAGTTGTGCAGACGCACGTAATACCTGGTGAAGATTCGATTGATCCGGATGTCTTGAGGCATATGAACTGCTTAGGATGTTTCAAAGACAAACAGAAGTTGATTAATGAATTATTGTCGCCAAA ACACAACACTGAAAAGATGGTATACTTTCTCCTTCTTGATCGAAAACGACGGCGCCCTGCACAGGAAGACGACACAGAAATCGTTCTGCGCGGTGCCGCCCAGAACAACGATCCGCCTAAAAAACGGACGGATTCTTCGAGAACATCAAGATATCCCATGGGAAGCATTGCTGATGGAAGTCCGATCAATCCACGAAAAACGTATGGAAGGAATCAAAAGTCTGGACGGCATTCAAGTTTGGGAGGTTCTCCTACAGAGTCACCGAGAAGTTCAACTAGAGATCTGTTCGGTTCATCGTCTAGCGGATCTTACTCTGCAAGGGCTGGAGAAGATCGGGATAGAGGGCGATCTGCTTCAAG GTCCACCAACAGCTATCATTACTACACTCAACCAGTCGATCCACAGACTCTTGCGGAAGCAGCACGTCACGTACGTGACGCCCAGGAACGGAGGGAGAGCAGAGACAGCGGTAGAGGGTCGTCTAGAAAAGAAAGCAAGGACAGAAGTGACAAAAGTGCCAGTAGTAGTAGTTGCAAAAATGATGCCTCGTCAACGTCTTCGGTG CCCCATAAGTACAGCCCACCATCAGTCATGTCGGAGAGTGTGGTAGTGTCTAGTAGTACGATGAATTCTACGAACTCGTCAACAAATAGTTTGATAGCTGGTAACAGTCAGACAAGCATTGGGTCGACTAGCGGTCCATGGCGATCAAAACTCAACAACATCAAAAACTCATTCTTGGGAACTCCGAGATTCCATCGGCGGAAAATGTCAAATGGGACGGCAGAAAGTGACAGTGAAGACAGCCAGATGATTGACACAACTGA ccTTGTCAAAAAGTCCTGGTTCGGATCTCTTGCTTCCAGTATGAGCGTCGAACGCGATGACACCCACTGTGTGCCTGTTCAAGGGAAAACATTGAACAGCATCAAAGCGGAGCTCATACGGGCATTCCTTCAAATTCATGAACTTAGTCACTCAGTAGTTGGTCAAAATTGCTTTAGAGTAGAATATAAACGAGGTCCGACAGTTGGTGGAAGCGTTTTCAGCCGTGGAATCAAAATGAAT GTTGATATTATCCCATCTCCTCAACAAGTAGTGATAGCTGGAGAAACTCCGACATATGTAGTACAGTTTGTTCTGCTGGCGGGACCAGTTCGGAGGTTTAAACGACTTGTGGAACACTTGTCAGCAATTCTGCAAAATTCTACTCAACAAAG AGCTGATCGACAACAACAAGCAGCCCTAATGGTTCGACCAAGGAGGTTAAGTGACTCCAGCGTTGGTAGTGCTTGTTCGGACAGTGAAAGCAATGCGAGCAGTATTAATATGATAGCGCGGCATTCG GATAAAACTGAAACAACTTCTGCCACGTCATCTGACCCTTACGGTCCATCCCCGTCAATGCGATCTGTTGGAAGTGGAAcag CTAACTCATACAAATCGCCAACCCCTCATCGCCGTAACACGACTGCTGTCACTGCTTCATCGTCATCCGCATCAAACCGATATGGTCCAAGCAGTAGCTCGTCTGGTAGTTACAGTAACAATGCTGACTATTCCTATCATCCCGAGTATTCACAGAGAAGCAATGG ctcaagTGCTCCGAAGAATCAATACTCGCCCGGCTCACAACGCAGCTTTGCGTTTTCCATGTTCAACAAGGCTGATAAAGTCTAA
- the sad-1 gene encoding Serine/threonine kinase SAD-1 (Partially confirmed by transcript evidence), which translates to MFEALKEVLGEINSKLAAVNNELSSKIMSENIVSTRPVAQAQYCGPYKLEKTLGKGQTGLVKTGTHCITGRKVAIKIVNKEKLSESVLQKVEREIAIMKLIEHPHVLHLYDVYENKKYLYLLLEHVSGGELFDYLVRKGRLMSKEARKFFRQIISALDFCHAHNICHRDLKPENLLLDERNNIKVADFGMASLQVEGSMLETSCGSPHYACPEVIRGEKYDGRKADVWSCGVILYALLVGALPFDDDNLRNLLEKVKRGVFHIPHFVPADVQSLLRAMIEVDPGKRYSLADVFKHPWVSGTTKADPELELPMSQVVQTHVIPGEDSIDPDVLRHMNCLGCFKDKQKLINELLSPKHNTEKMVYFLLLDRKRRRPAQEDDTEIVLRGAAQNNDPPKKRTDSSRTSRYPMGSIADGSPINPRKTYGRNQKSGRHSSLGGSPTESPRSSTRDLFGSSSSGSYSARAGEDRDRGRSASRSTNSYHYYTQPVDPQTLAEAARHVRDAQERRESRDSGRGSSRKESKDRSDKSASSSSCKNDASSTSSVPHKYSPPSVMSESVVVSSSTMNSTNSSTNSLIAGNSQTSIGSTSGPWRSKLNNIKNSFLGTPRFHRRKMSNGTAESDSEDSQMIDTTDLVKKSWFGSLASSMSVERDDTHCVPVQGKTLNSIKAELIRAFLQIHELSHSVVGQNCFRVEYKRGPTVGGSVFSRGIKMNVDIIPSPQQVVIAGETPTYVVQFVLLAGPVRRFKRLVEHLSAILQNSTQQRADRQQQAALMVRPRRLSDSSVGSACSDSESNASSINMIARHSDKTETTSATSSDPYGPSPSMRSVGSGTGITS; encoded by the exons ATGTTTGAAGCTCTCAAG GAAGTCCTCGGAGAGATAAATAGCAAACTGGCGGCCGTGAATAATGAGCTGAGCTCGAAAATCATGTCGGAAAACATTGTATCGACGCGTCCAGTGGCGCAGGCTCAATATTGCGGTCCATACAAACTTGAGAAGACGCTTGGAAAAGGTCAAACTG GGTTGGTAAAAACGGGAACTCATTGCATTACGGGCCGTAAAGTGGCAATCAAGATAGTCAACAAAGAAAAACTCAGTGAATCTGTTCTACAAAAG GTCGAAAGAGAAATTGCAATTATGAAGTTGATAGAGCATCCACATGTGCTTCATTTGTACGATGTCTAcgaaaataagaaatattt atatttgcTACTAGAACATGTTAGCGGTGGCGAGCTGTTCGACTACCTTGTGCGGAAAGGACGGCTGATGTCGAAAGAAGCGCGAAAGTTTTTTCGTCAAATCATCTCTGCGCTCGATTTTTGCCATGCTCATAACATTtg tcatCGAGATTTAAAACCGGAAAACTTATTACTAGACGAGAGGAATAACATAAAAGTAGCAGATTTTGGAATGGCTAGTCTGCAAGTGGAAGGGTCGATGTTGGAGACGAGTTGTGGATCTCCACATTATGCATGTCCAGAAGTTATTCGG GGTGAAAAGTACGACGGTCGAAAAGCAGACGTTTGGAGTTGTGGCGTTATCCTCTACGCATTATTAGTTGGTGCGCTTCCATTTGATGATGACAATCTCCGAAATCTTCTCGAAAAAGTGAAACGTGGAGTTTTTCATATCCCACATTTCGTACCTGCTGATGTGCAGAGTTTACTGCGGGCAATGATAGAAGTAGACCCGGGGAAACGATATTCCCTAGCCGACGTGTTCAAACATCCATGGGTATCCGGAACAACAAAGGCAGATCCTGAATTGGAGCTTCCAATGTCACAAGTTGTGCAGACGCACGTAATACCTGGTGAAGATTCGATTGATCCGGATGTCTTGAGGCATATGAACTGCTTAGGATGTTTCAAAGACAAACAGAAGTTGATTAATGAATTATTGTCGCCAAA ACACAACACTGAAAAGATGGTATACTTTCTCCTTCTTGATCGAAAACGACGGCGCCCTGCACAGGAAGACGACACAGAAATCGTTCTGCGCGGTGCCGCCCAGAACAACGATCCGCCTAAAAAACGGACGGATTCTTCGAGAACATCAAGATATCCCATGGGAAGCATTGCTGATGGAAGTCCGATCAATCCACGAAAAACGTATGGAAGGAATCAAAAGTCTGGACGGCATTCAAGTTTGGGAGGTTCTCCTACAGAGTCACCGAGAAGTTCAACTAGAGATCTGTTCGGTTCATCGTCTAGCGGATCTTACTCTGCAAGGGCTGGAGAAGATCGGGATAGAGGGCGATCTGCTTCAAG GTCCACCAACAGCTATCATTACTACACTCAACCAGTCGATCCACAGACTCTTGCGGAAGCAGCACGTCACGTACGTGACGCCCAGGAACGGAGGGAGAGCAGAGACAGCGGTAGAGGGTCGTCTAGAAAAGAAAGCAAGGACAGAAGTGACAAAAGTGCCAGTAGTAGTAGTTGCAAAAATGATGCCTCGTCAACGTCTTCGGTG CCCCATAAGTACAGCCCACCATCAGTCATGTCGGAGAGTGTGGTAGTGTCTAGTAGTACGATGAATTCTACGAACTCGTCAACAAATAGTTTGATAGCTGGTAACAGTCAGACAAGCATTGGGTCGACTAGCGGTCCATGGCGATCAAAACTCAACAACATCAAAAACTCATTCTTGGGAACTCCGAGATTCCATCGGCGGAAAATGTCAAATGGGACGGCAGAAAGTGACAGTGAAGACAGCCAGATGATTGACACAACTGA ccTTGTCAAAAAGTCCTGGTTCGGATCTCTTGCTTCCAGTATGAGCGTCGAACGCGATGACACCCACTGTGTGCCTGTTCAAGGGAAAACATTGAACAGCATCAAAGCGGAGCTCATACGGGCATTCCTTCAAATTCATGAACTTAGTCACTCAGTAGTTGGTCAAAATTGCTTTAGAGTAGAATATAAACGAGGTCCGACAGTTGGTGGAAGCGTTTTCAGCCGTGGAATCAAAATGAAT GTTGATATTATCCCATCTCCTCAACAAGTAGTGATAGCTGGAGAAACTCCGACATATGTAGTACAGTTTGTTCTGCTGGCGGGACCAGTTCGGAGGTTTAAACGACTTGTGGAACACTTGTCAGCAATTCTGCAAAATTCTACTCAACAAAG AGCTGATCGACAACAACAAGCAGCCCTAATGGTTCGACCAAGGAGGTTAAGTGACTCCAGCGTTGGTAGTGCTTGTTCGGACAGTGAAAGCAATGCGAGCAGTATTAATATGATAGCGCGGCATTCG GATAAAACTGAAACAACTTCTGCCACGTCATCTGACCCTTACGGTCCATCCCCGTCAATGCGATCTGTTGGAAGTGGAAcag GAATTACATCGTAA
- the H06A10.1 gene encoding DM13 domain-containing protein (Confirmed by transcript evidence) — translation MRNSEFFLIFIISYSGVIRAIEYNGVSLGEFSESDVEGEVFLVNSTHLQIVNFRTTKTNLPPIPFAFISSNNQKSTPKIYRHFSSQNGEWLSKLVSLSHEQHQIDTRLIVKMTGSAAQWKQFAVVDSNGNTLASVNMNQKPSAPFCCFESEADMGLFGEYGIISDPIEVIDSRTLKIPKFSYKASQTPDGYFFAGAGSEIDQKSGKKAAILRSDQTLNYCPMLKDITDQDIIIRLDQSQTIYDIEWISVFCYKYSHDFGHLDMGLVENEEQVPPYIPDISISEPHVISQNC, via the exons ATGCGGAACAGCGAATTTTTTCTTATATTCATAATATCATATTCAG gAGTCATACGTGCCATTGAGTACAACGGAGTTTCTTTGGGCGAGTTCAGTGAGAGTGACGTGGAAGGAGAAGTTTTTCTTGTCAACTCAACACATTTACAAATTGTTAACTTTAGGACTACAAAAACAA ATCTTCCTCCAATTCCATTTGCTTTTATATCATCAAACAATCAAAAAAGTACTCCAAAAATCTACCGCCATTTTTCATCTCAAAACGGCGAATGGCTCTCAAAACT GGTGTCATTGAGTCACGAGCAGCACCAAATAGACACGCGGCTAATTGTCAAAATGACGGGCTCAGCTGCGCAATGGAAGCAATTTGCAGTTGTTGATTCAAATGGG AATACATTGGCATCTGTAAACATGAACCAAAAACCATCAGCAccattttgttgttttgaaaGTGAAGCGGATATGGGGTTGTTCGGAGAGTACGGAATTATTTCGGACCCCATAGAAGTGATCGACTCCAGGacactaaaaattccaaagttttcaTATAAAGCATCGCAAACACCAG ACGGATACTTCTTTGCCGGAGCCGGATCagaaattgatcaaaaatctGGGAAGAAAGCTGCTATTCTGCGAAGTGATCAAACCCTCAA ttatTGCCCTATGCTGAAAGATATTACCGATCAGGATATAATTATACGCTTAGACCAGAGCCAAACAATTTACGACATTGAATGGATTAGTGTATTTTGCTACAAGTATTCACACGACTTTGGCCACTTGGATATGGGACTTGTTGAGAATGAAGAACAGGTTCCACCTTATATTCCGGATATTAGCATTTCAGAACCACATGTAATATCCCAAAACTGCTAA
- the col-185 gene encoding Nematode cuticle collagen N-terminal domain-containing protein (Partially confirmed by transcript evidence): MESPTDLRLKAYRLIAYSAVGFSVTAAVALCLTLPLIFTYVENTKAQLHRESLYCKNSVQDMWSEINSDVSVNRTARQAGYSSGGPDAGAGAGAADAAAGGGCTGCCNPGPPGPGGSPGKPGKPGKPGAPGAPGAAGKGASAPCEAKTPPPCQPCPAGPPGPPGPDGPAGPAGPDGEAGSPAAPSPPGPPGPPGPAGPAGNDGAAGTPGPDGPAGESTYPEPAGPGPAGPPGPAGPPGPDGASPTAAPGAAGPPGPPGPAGAPGPDGNPGTAGPPGKAGGEGEKGICPKYCAIDGGIFFEDGTRR, from the exons ATGGAGTCTCCAACCGATCTTCGTCTTAAAGCGTACCGTCTAATTGCATACTCGGCTGTCGGATTCTCTGTTACTGCCGCTGTTGCATTGTGTCTGACTTTGCCACTTATTTTCACTTATGTTGAGAATACCAAGGCTCAACTTCATCGCGAGTCTTTGTATTGCAAG AACTCGGTGCAAGATATGTGGTCTGAAATCAATAGCGACGTGTCAGTGAACAGAACTGCAAGACAGGCTGGATACTCGTCGGGAGGTCCTGATGCTGGAGCAGGAGCCGGAGCTGCAGATGCAGCTGCTGGCGGTGGATGCACTGGATGCTGTAatccaggaccaccaggaccaggaGGATCTCCAGGAAAGCCAGGAAAGCCAGGAAagccaggagcaccaggagctCCGGGAGCCGCTGGAAAGGGGGCATCTGCACCATGCGAAGCAAAAACTCCACCACCATGTCAGCCATGCCCagcaggaccaccaggaccaccaggaccagatggaccagctggaccagcAGGACCAGACGGAGAAGCAGGATCACCAGCCGCACCATcgccaccaggaccaccaggaccaccaggaccagcaGGACCCGCAGGAAACGACGGAGCCGCCGGAACTCCAGGACCAGATGGACCAGCTGGAGAGAGCACTTATCCAGAGCCAGCAGGaccaggaccagctggaccaccaggaccagcaGGACCACCGGGACCAGATGGAGCCAGTCCAACCGCTGCCCCAGGAGCtgccggaccaccaggaccaccaggaccagctggagCTCCAGGACCAGACGGAAACCCAGGAACTgcaggaccaccaggaaaAGCTGGAGGTGAAGGAGAAAAGGGAATCTGCCCCAAGTACTGCGCCATCGACGGAGGAATTTTCTTCGAGGATGGAACACGGCGTTAA
- the cdk-4 gene encoding Cyclin-dependent kinase 4 homolog (Confirmed by transcript evidence) — protein MCENLYGEEYKMEILRLQKMMNNMTCGQMAKPLTMKDFQIHQALGKGAYGNVYRVRSLHDGKDYALKQIMISSKNEGIPQSVLREITVMKHLARKAHPNIISLKSVFHQLDPVRAILKINMIMERCDWDLHTFLRNIPRGVPEQQAKHVTAQIVRALDFLHTHSIIHRDLKPQNILLNRDQTVKLADFGLSKEYSNTTAFTTLVVTLWYRSPEVLLQSYYNSTVDMWALGCIVSEIYCRQPLFVGQNEAEQLTDIFKKMGTPVGKDWPSESVIARDSFPQYRPTNLKDLSPQMSKQAIEFVQQCLRYDHSKRLSARGALSHPFLKPAVATKSRVLKQINFNK, from the exons ATGTGCGAGAATCTTTATGGAGAGGAGTACAAAATGGAGATCCTTCGActccaaaaaatgatgaataatATGACTTGCGGACAGATGGCAAAACCCTTGACAATGAaggattttcaaattcatcag gctCTTGGAAAAGGCGCCTATGGAAATGTGTACCGTGTTCGAAGCCTTCATGATGGAAAAGAc tatgCACTCAAGCAAATCATGATTTCTTCGAAAAACGAGGGAATCCCGCAAAGTGTGCTTCGCGAAATAACAGTGATGAAGCATCTGGCACGAAAAGCTCATCCGAACATCATCTCCTTAAAGTCTGTTTTTCATCAACTTGACCCCGTGAGAGCAATTCTCAAGATAAATATGATAATGGAAAGGTGTGATTGGGATTTGCACACGTTCCTGCGCAATATTCCACGCGGAGTTCCGGAGCAACAAGCAAAACATGTCACTGCACAAATTGTTCGAGCACTGGATTTTCTTCACACACACAGTATCATTCATCGGGATTTGAAGCCTCAGAATATTCTACTCAACAGAGATCAAACCGTGAAATTGGCTGATTTTGGATTGTCAAAAGAGTACTCAAATACAACGGCTTTCACAACATTA GTTGTCACTCTTTGGTATCGATCACCGGAAGTTCTTCTTCAATCCTACTACAACAGTACAGTTGACATGTGGGCTCTCGGGTGCATTGTATCGGAAATTTACTGCCGACAGCCACTTTTTGTAGGCCAAAACGAGGCTGAGCAGTTGACAGACATTTTCAA GAAAATGGGCACCCCAGTTGGCAAGGATTGGCCGAGTGAATCTGTCATCGCCCGAGACTCATTCCCACAATATCGCCCGACCAACCTCAAGGATCTGAGCCCGCAGATGTCAAAACAGGCAATCGAGTTTGTGCAACAGTGCCTGAGATATGATCATTCGAAGCGACTTTCTGCTCGTGGAGCATTGAGCCATCCGTTCTTGAAGCCTGCGGTGGCAACAAAATCTCGTGTTCTCAAGCAAATCAACTTCAACAAGTGA